The genomic stretch AATACTTTTTGTAGAAGACCAGCTGGACCTTGGCAACGTGGTTAAACGTTATCTGGAGCGTACAAAATTTGAAGTATCCTGGTGTACGGATGGCGAAAGTGCATTTGAACTCTTCAAAACAGAGAGCGATGCTTTTGATATATTGGTCATAGACGTTCAACTTCCAGGAATGGATGGATTTGATTTGGCTGAAAAAATAATAAACATCGACAGCAATATTCCATTTCTTTTTGTAACGGCACGCAACGACAAAGCAGATCGTATTCAGGGGCTACAAATCGGAGCCGCCGATTATATCAGCAAGCCTTTTGATATAGACGAAGTGATATTAAGGATTAAAAATATTATGAAACGAAATATCCTTCCGGTCAAAAATGTGGAAGTAGCTTCTGAAATCTCTATCGGAGATATCAGGCTGCTAAAAAATTCGTTTAAGCTTTATGTTGGAGACAAACACGAGTCTATGCTTACTGTACGTGAGGTTGAGCTTCTTGAGTATCTGTGCAACCATCCGGGACAGGTACTAAAAAGAGAAGATATTCTCGTACACCTTTGGGGAGAGAACGATTATTTTCTCGGGCGCAGTTTGAATGTATTTATTTGCAGATTGCGTAAACTATTAAAAGTGTCGAATTACCTAAGCATCGAAAGTGTGTATGGAGTAGGTTTTGTCCTAAATGTAAAAAATTCAATACAAGCAACCTCAAAAGCCTCAACGGAACAGTACGGATAATTTAGATGATTACAGTGTCGCTGGATTTTTATGTTGTTATCTCGCAATGTATATTGACCGGCTATTTGGTAGCAATAAAATACACTTAAGTATTTTTTCAAAATTATATTAGATTAATTAGGAAAGGTTTAAAGTTGATGAGTAAATCTTTGCCTACGGCGTTCAATATGAGTTTAACGGAGTAGAACAAGCGTTGTTCAGTGTCTCGTAATCCTCGGGGGCAATCCATCTTGCTTTTACTTCTTTCCACAGTCATTCAATAATATTCAGATGTGGTAGATACGGTGGAAGAAAGAAGATAAATAAATTCCCTTTTGCCCAAATAGTTTGCATCGCTTTCATTTCTTTGACTGATGGGTTTTTGCATTGTCCAACACAATTACAGTGTGCTTTTGAACGGTCAATGACAAAAGGTCTAATTGTTCTATTACAAAATCGGAGTTGATATTTTCACTTGTTGTTTGATAAACAAAGCGATTGTCCCTCGATAATATTCCAAAACAGTTGATATGGCTGCTTTTGGAAGATTTAATGGCAATATTCTCTTCTTTAAACTGCTATCCGAAAGGCACATATCCCTCTTTGGATATTTGTATCTCATCTCCATAATACAAGTCTATTTCGCCTTCGTACTTCTGTGTTCCAACAGTTGTAACTGTTTTACTTTGGCTTCATAATAAACGAGGTCGCACTTACCCTTTGAACACTTCCTTATTCGTTTGTAACGGCAGTGATGAGTTTTAAAAAACGCGTCAACGTTACCAAGTTCATTGTCCTGCCGATATTTTCTTCGATAATCTTTTGGGCTTGCGACAATCGCTGAACGGACAATGGATATGTCTTCTTCTTGTAAAATCCGCTTCCGACCTTGTCCCGAACGGGTTTGCAGACCAGCGATACCGGCTGCTTCAAAATGGTTAATCCAATTATTGACACTCATTTCGCAACTGCCAACAATAAGATCAATTTCTTTTGATGTATATCCCTCCAATTTTAAAAGAACTATTTGACAGCGCTTCCGATACTATGCGATTTGCCTTTTTGTATCCCTGCTCTAAAGCGCCTTTTGTATCCGATGATACCGAATATTTTCTTTACTGGTCTTGACACATATTCTTTAACATAAAATTTAACTTTATTTTGCTGATATACTTATTACCAATTAATTGACATTTAGCAAGGGGAATGAATAAGTCAGATGATTGATTCATGATGTAATAAAATATAGCTCAATCCTTCATGGGATTATTTGCTATTGGAAAATCAGTTGAAATTAAATCATCTATAATTGACCTGCCAAATATTTCTTCCGGGTGTTACATTTTTGATTAGCCAAAAATTACCGGCAGGTATAGCAACAATTCTTTTCCCGTTTCGGAGAAGCTCATCAGAAGTTCTGTGGCGGGGCAAATAAACTATACCGTGAGTATTAGCCGGTAAGCGAGTCTCCAGATGAAAAGATTTTACATTTTGACTAAAAGAAACT from Arachidicoccus sp. BS20 encodes the following:
- a CDS encoding response regulator transcription factor, which gives rise to MKQKILFVEDQLDLGNVVKRYLERTKFEVSWCTDGESAFELFKTESDAFDILVIDVQLPGMDGFDLAEKIINIDSNIPFLFVTARNDKADRIQGLQIGAADYISKPFDIDEVILRIKNIMKRNILPVKNVEVASEISIGDIRLLKNSFKLYVGDKHESMLTVREVELLEYLCNHPGQVLKREDILVHLWGENDYFLGRSLNVFICRLRKLLKVSNYLSIESVYGVGFVLNVKNSIQATSKASTEQYG
- a CDS encoding transposase; protein product: MAIKSSKSSHINCFGILSRDNRFVYQTTSENINSDFVIEQLDLLSLTVQKHTVIVLDNAKTHQSKK
- a CDS encoding helix-turn-helix domain-containing protein, producing MVLLKLEGYTSKEIDLIVGSCEMSVNNWINHFEAAGIAGLQTRSGQGRKRILQEEDISIVRSAIVASPKDYRRKYRQDNELGNVDAFFKTHHCRYKRIRKCSKGKCDLVYYEAKVKQLQLLEHRSTKAK